The genomic interval CATGAAACACAGAAACAATACTACCTGGGGAAAGAACCTAAAGGAGTGCCAAATAAAGGAGTAATAAATGagtgaggtaatggagtccaggtgtgcctcatgatgaagcgtaggtgtgcgtaatgatagtTGCCAGGACTGGAGGTTGGTACAGTAAACCGGCGAAGTCGaacaccgggggggggggggggggggggggggggattagacGTGACAAAGAGAAAAATATGTGTTAGGGAAACTAAAACTAGCTTCAGGGTATTTTGTGTGCAAATGCAAATAGTTATTATCCGAGATTTTTTAATATTCACTTTAACAGATGATGACCCCAGCTAGGAGCGAAAAAGCAGCAAGGTTTCCCAGGTCTCGCCTTCCTTCCGTCCTTCTTCCAAACCAAGTAATTTCCCTGGATGTCGTAGCACTTGGTCCCCTTCTTGATTCTGCTCTGGTCTTGTCGATGTTCAGTCTCACCTTGATTGATAACAGGAATAAATGCAGTTATATTTCATATTACAAATACATTCTCTCAAGTACAAATCATCCTTTTCTGTCTTTTCATTGTATTTCAAATGTTTTCTTTTGTTTTCTTTAAAGTGTATTTAATAATTTGTCTCAAATCCCTGATATTATTTCATAAACATATCAAAAATACATCAATTCACAAATCAAAAATATTAAATTCCAAACCAATTCAGATCCTAGAATTCTTTACATTTATACCCCATTTACTCTTAACTTTAAATGACCTGTTTAGGTTATAATTATGTAACGTTAGTTGACTGTAGTTGACCCGGAGCTAGCCAAAAGCAAACATttacagtacaacaattacaAAGATCTTAAACATCACAGTTACAACATTACATTTTCTTAATACTTAGGATATTGTCAGGAGTGTCTTTTAAAACATGTTCAGGAGTTAATCATTTGTTTTTTTCTTGATCAAAGGAATGCACCGCCATCATTTCATTTTACACTCGACATGCTTTTTCTGTCTAGTACAAAGTTATACAATTACTATGTTGTTCAAAACCATTACATGTGGTATTCAGTGTATTTTTGCACTTTACTGACCTGTAACGGATGATAAATGATGAAACAGGAAAAAGTGGCTTCTCTTTCAAAGGTACTCTCAATTATGAGAACACAGGGACAGGGTCGCATAATATATAGTCCCAGTGCAAAGCGAATGTCAGCAGTAGTAGAAATGCATTGCAATGGCAAAACCTTGGAGGACTGACATTCCAGTAAATGTATTCTTCCCCAATACAAAGAAACAATACATAAACACAAATGTGACAAGACATTTTGTGTGCGTCACATAtacaattgcattgtttgctTTAGTCAACAGCTGCGACTCCTGTCCGTACTAGGTGCAGGCCTGGATGCTGATGTCGTGTGGAGGCCGGGATGCTGCTGTCGTGTGCAGGCCCGGATGCTGCTGTCGTGTGCAGGCCCGGATGCTGCTGTCGTGTGCAGGCCCGGATGCTGCTGTCGTGTGCAGGCCCGGATGCTGCTGTCGTGTGCAGGCCCGGATGCTGCTGTCGTGTGCAGGCCCGGATGCTGCTGTCGTGTGCAGGCCCGGATGCTGCTGTCGTGTGCAGGCCCGGATGCTGCTGTCGTGTGCAGGCCCGGATGCTGCTGTCGTGTGCAGGCCCGGATGCTGCTGTCGTGTGCAGGCCCGGATGCTGCTGTCGTGTGCAGGCCCGGATGCTGCTGTCGTGTGCAGGCCCGGATGCTGCTGTCGTGTGCAGGCCGGGATGCTGCTGTCGTGTGCAGGCCGGGATGCTGCTGTCGTGTGCAGGCCGGGATGCTGCTGTCGTGTGCAGGCCGGGATGCTGCTGTTGTGCAAAGAGAATTACCTTCAGGTTGTTCTCCCACCCTTCCTGGTACCAATCAAGGGACTTGTCCATGGCAGTCTTGAGGGTCTGGTTGGTCCATTCACCAAACCTGGAAGGGGTAGGAAAGCGATATCTATTGACAATGTAAGATTTTGAAATGTCTGATTATGTACCGTGGAAAAACGAAAACAAATTGTATAAAATAA from Salvelinus fontinalis isolate EN_2023a chromosome 18, ASM2944872v1, whole genome shotgun sequence carries:
- the LOC129815994 gene encoding uncharacterized protein LOC129815994, which codes for MAHDRFGEWTNQTLKTAMDKSLDWYQEGWENNLKVILFAQQQHPGLHTTAASRPAHDSSIPACTRQQHPGLHTTAASGPAHDSSIRACTRQQHPGLHTTAASGPAHDSSIRACTRQQHPGLHTTAASGPAHDSSIRACTRQQHPGLHTTAASGPAHDSSIRACTRQQHPGLHTTAASGPAHDSSIPASTRHQHPGLHLVRTGVAAVD